One Candidatus Cardinium hertigii DNA window includes the following coding sequences:
- a CDS encoding ExbD/TolR family protein has product MLIKVKNKIDSSFNMASMTDVLCLLLIFVLIGSKYHTQAIPINLPLSTNKKTAVAPVHITVTAALQYYIEGNIVPFPQLEQLLQAKLAKASHKMVVLHMDRRLAIAHMVKVADIAHRLEASVALATALEPNK; this is encoded by the coding sequence ATGTTAATCAAGGTAAAAAATAAAATAGATAGCTCCTTTAATATGGCATCTATGACAGATGTCCTATGCTTATTACTTATTTTCGTACTGATTGGCTCAAAATACCACACGCAGGCCATTCCTATTAATTTACCCTTAAGCACAAACAAAAAAACAGCTGTCGCACCCGTACATATAACGGTTACAGCTGCATTGCAATACTATATAGAGGGCAACATCGTACCCTTCCCTCAATTAGAGCAATTGCTGCAGGCCAAATTAGCAAAAGCATCTCATAAAATGGTAGTGCTCCATATGGATAGACGGCTTGCTATCGCACATATGGTAAAAGTAGCAGATATAGCACATAGGTTAGAGGCCTCTGTTGCTTTAGCAACCGCATTAGAGCCAAACAAATGA
- a CDS encoding MotA/TolQ/ExbB proton channel family protein, producing the protein MLSTTFLSLLLKGGWLMLPLMVLSLLSVYIMVERWLSYRTHLYHIKDFANEVEKQLNSNDLESVYQLCLPQYNMIQKVLYKGLEQRNLSSTNLALLLEGESNRQIALLEEKLSFLATISGVAPMIGFLGSVMGMVQAFMAIAQEQNQLSSQYFSNGIYEAMVTTIVGLIIGITAYVGYNFFVARVNHAAQKLNYLATLFLTKVR; encoded by the coding sequence ATGTTATCCACTACATTTTTAAGTCTCTTACTCAAAGGGGGATGGCTAATGCTTCCACTTATGGTATTATCTCTCCTTAGCGTTTATATAATGGTAGAACGTTGGTTAAGCTATCGTACCCACCTGTATCATATCAAGGACTTTGCAAATGAAGTAGAAAAACAACTCAATAGCAATGATTTAGAAAGTGTTTACCAGCTTTGTCTTCCTCAATATAATATGATACAAAAGGTCCTCTATAAAGGGTTAGAACAGCGGAATCTCTCTTCTACAAACTTAGCGTTGCTGCTAGAGGGAGAATCCAATAGGCAGATAGCATTACTAGAGGAAAAGCTCTCCTTCTTAGCTACCATATCTGGCGTTGCTCCTATGATAGGTTTTCTGGGGAGTGTAATGGGTATGGTGCAAGCCTTTATGGCTATTGCACAAGAGCAAAACCAGCTGTCTTCACAATATTTTTCTAACGGTATCTATGAAGCAATGGTTACAACCATAGTAGGGCTTATAATCGGCATTACCGCTTACGTAGGGTATAACTTTTTTGTAGCACGGGTTAACCATGCAGCACAAAAATTAAACTATCTCGCAACGCTTTTCTTAACTAAGGTTAGGTAA